TTGGGGTTCGAACTCGTTCCAACACCAACGGCTTCATCCGGAGTTTCTTAAGAGGCTAAAGGATAAATGCCTGGAAAAACCGGTTGCATAAAAGACTTCAAATATTCTGCGCATCCGCCACACTCGCTGCCGATGAAAATACTGGTGATTTCCATCGCGGGCATTGGGGACACGCTAATCGCCACGCCGCTCATTCATGAGCTGCGGGCGAATTATCCGGACGCGGTGTTGGATGCCTTCGTGTTGTGGCCGGGGTCGAAAGACATCCTGCGGGGCAATCCCCATGTGAACACGGTCCATCAGGAACACCTGTTCAAGCTCGGCAAACTGGGTGCCTTCAAGTATTTCCTCAAGCTGCGGCGTGAGCGCTACGACATCACCATCAACGCCCATCCCCAGAGCCGCATGGAATATCGCGCCGGGGCCTGGCTGATTGGCGCACCGCTACGGCTCAGCCATCAGTACGACACCTGGTACTGGCTGGATGGCCTGCTCGTCAACCGCACCCTACCCCATACTTACGACGCCCACAGCATCGCGAATAACATCTCGCTGTTGTCGTTGCTGAACAAATCCCCCAAACTGGATCGGCACGAATTTGAACTCTTCCTCTCCGCCGCTGAGGAACAATTTGCCACGGACTTCCTAACGCAGCATCGCCTGGCCAGCAAACGATGTGTGGGATTTCATGTCGGCTCCGGTGCCACGAAGAACCTGAGCCTCAAACGCTGGCCGCTGGGACATTACATCCTGTTGATCCGGCGAATGCTGGAGCAGCAGCCGGATGTGGTGGCACTGCTGTTCGGCGGCCCGGATGAGCGCGAGGATCATCGGCGCATCCTGGCCGAAGTGAAATCTGACCGCGTGCTGAATGTGGAGAGCAAGGATATCCGGCAGGCGGCGGCCCTGATTGCCCGCTGCTACAGCTTCATCAGCGTGGACACCTCGTTGATGCACATGGCGGCGGCCGTGAAGGTGCCGCGCCAGATCGTCATCGAAGCCCCCACCATCAATAAAACCAACGAGCCGCTACGCGAGTACTTCCTGGTGAAGAATCCGGGGGTCAATGGACGGAACCTGGATTATTACCGCTACGACGGACATCCGATCAAGGGCACCGCCGAGGAATTGCGACGTTGCATGGAGTCCGTGACAGTCGAGGCCGTCTATGATACGTTTCTCCGCGCAGCAAAAACTTGAGCATTAAACACGATAAAACCTATGACCTCACGTGAACGTTTCCGCAAAGCGTTAAATCATCAAGCCACCGACCGGGTGCCCGTGGATATGGGCGCCACGTGGGTGACCGGCATCGCCGCCAGCGCCTATGCCCGGTTGCGCCCCGCCCTGGGGCTTGAACCGCAGCCGACCAAGGTCAACGAGCCGCTGCAACTGCTCGGGATGGTCGAGGATGATGTGCGCCTCAAGCTCGGGATTGATGTCGCCGGGATTTGGCCGACCACCACGATTTTCGGTTATCGCAACACCGGTTGGAAACCGTGGCGTTTGCAGGACGGCACGGATGTGCTGGTGTCCGAGGAATTCCAGACCTCGGAGGAGGCCAATGGCGACATTTTGATCTACCCGAAGGGGGATCGCACCGCGTCGCCCTCGGGACGGCTGCCCAAGGGCGGCTTCTACTTTGACGCCATCGTGCGCCAGGGACCGCTGGATGAAGATCATTTGGACCCCAACGATTGGGCGGATCAGTTCGGCGTGTTCAGCGATGCCGACTTGAAGCATTACGAGCAGCAGACCAATCACCTGTATCACAACACGGAGTTCGGCATCATCAGCAACTTTGGCCAGGGCGGTCTGGGCGACGTGGCGGTGGTGCCCGGCGAAATGCTGCTCAATCCCAAGGGCATTCGCGATCCCAACCGCTGGTATGAATTCCTGGCGCTGCACCCGGATTACATTGATGGCATCTTCCAACTGCAGACCGAAGCGGCGTTGAAGAACCTGAAGCTGCTACACCAGGCGGTGGGCAACAAACTCGATGCGGTTATCATCAGCGGCACGGATTTCGGCACGCAGCGCGGCCTGATCATCTCGCCCGCCATGTTCCGCAAGTTGTGGAAACCGTATTTCACGCGCATGAACAAATGGGTGCATGAAAATACGACGTGGAAAGTGTTCTATCACAGTTGCGGCTCGGTAATCACGCTGCTGGATGACTTTGTCGAGATGGGCGTGGATATTCTCAACCCGGTACAATGTTCCGCCGTAGGCATGGAGCCCGCCACGCTTAAGGCCAAGTACGGGGATAAACTGGTCTTTTGGGGTGGCGGCGTGGATACCCAGCGCACCCTGCCCTTTGGCACGCCCGATGAGGTGTACCGGGAAGTCCGCCAACGCATTGACATCTTTGGCCAGAATGGCGGCTTTGTGTTCAACACGATTCACAACATCCAGGCGCCCACCCCGGTGGAAAACCTGCTGGCGATGTTCCGGGCGATCAAAGAGAGCGGGAAATGAAGGCAGGAGTCAGAAGTCAGGAGCTGGAAGTTAGAAGTTAGAATCCTATGCCATGGCGTGCTTTCGTGACCACTATTGCAAATTGAAAATTGAAAATTTCAAATTGGCAGTCGCCACGGGAGTTCATCCTCGGTTTTTGGGTTCAACATTGTTCCTGTGCGCAGTCCTGCTGCTCGCGGCGCTGACCGGATGCGGGCCGGGAGAAACACCCAGGCAAAAGGCGGAAAAGTATAAGGCCAGAGCCGAGGCGGCCTTGGCGGAGGCTCGGGCGGCGGAAGCGGTAGTGGAAGTGGCGCAGGCCAGCCGGGCGGCAGACCGTGCCCAAGAGGCAGTCGGGGATTTGGAGAAACTGGCAGCCAAACATGCCGAATTGGCGGCGGAACTGACACCACTACTGCAAGCCACCCGACTTACGG
This portion of the Verrucomicrobiota bacterium genome encodes:
- a CDS encoding glycosyltransferase family 9 protein is translated as MKILVISIAGIGDTLIATPLIHELRANYPDAVLDAFVLWPGSKDILRGNPHVNTVHQEHLFKLGKLGAFKYFLKLRRERYDITINAHPQSRMEYRAGAWLIGAPLRLSHQYDTWYWLDGLLVNRTLPHTYDAHSIANNISLLSLLNKSPKLDRHEFELFLSAAEEQFATDFLTQHRLASKRCVGFHVGSGATKNLSLKRWPLGHYILLIRRMLEQQPDVVALLFGGPDEREDHRRILAEVKSDRVLNVESKDIRQAAALIARCYSFISVDTSLMHMAAAVKVPRQIVIEAPTINKTNEPLREYFLVKNPGVNGRNLDYYRYDGHPIKGTAEELRRCMESVTVEAVYDTFLRAAKT
- a CDS encoding uroporphyrinogen decarboxylase family protein; translated protein: MTSRERFRKALNHQATDRVPVDMGATWVTGIAASAYARLRPALGLEPQPTKVNEPLQLLGMVEDDVRLKLGIDVAGIWPTTTIFGYRNTGWKPWRLQDGTDVLVSEEFQTSEEANGDILIYPKGDRTASPSGRLPKGGFYFDAIVRQGPLDEDHLDPNDWADQFGVFSDADLKHYEQQTNHLYHNTEFGIISNFGQGGLGDVAVVPGEMLLNPKGIRDPNRWYEFLALHPDYIDGIFQLQTEAALKNLKLLHQAVGNKLDAVIISGTDFGTQRGLIISPAMFRKLWKPYFTRMNKWVHENTTWKVFYHSCGSVITLLDDFVEMGVDILNPVQCSAVGMEPATLKAKYGDKLVFWGGGVDTQRTLPFGTPDEVYREVRQRIDIFGQNGGFVFNTIHNIQAPTPVENLLAMFRAIKESGK